From Microbacterium sp. LWH11-1.2, one genomic window encodes:
- a CDS encoding DegT/DnrJ/EryC1/StrS family aminotransferase codes for MSEFIPPAKPIIGDEERAAVDRVMRSGMIAQGPEVAAFESEFSAHFVPGRPSVAVNSGTAGLHLGLLAAGVGAGDEVIVPSFTFAATGNSVALTGGTPVFVDIEPDTFTLDPEAVAAAITPKTKGILPVHLYGHPARMRELEKLAAERGVALYEDAAQAHGASLDGRPVGSFGEFAMFSLYPTKNMTSGEGGMVTTATDEIARQVKLLRNQGMERQYENEVIGFNARMTDIHAAIGRVQLTKVDAWTKTRQANAAFLDANLQGVIVPPVADGAVHVYHQYTIRVPEDRDGFVAALKSEHNVGAGVYYPIPNHRLPSLTHFAPGLDLPETERAAREVASLPVHPSLSQDDLERIVAAVNTVAGAGA; via the coding sequence GTGAGCGAGTTCATTCCCCCCGCAAAGCCGATCATCGGAGATGAAGAGCGCGCTGCTGTCGATCGCGTGATGCGCAGCGGCATGATCGCTCAGGGGCCCGAGGTCGCGGCGTTCGAGAGCGAGTTCTCGGCGCACTTCGTGCCGGGGCGCCCCTCCGTCGCGGTGAACTCCGGCACGGCGGGTCTCCACCTCGGTCTTCTCGCCGCCGGCGTCGGCGCGGGCGACGAGGTCATCGTGCCCTCCTTCACCTTCGCGGCGACGGGCAACTCCGTCGCGCTCACCGGGGGGACCCCCGTCTTCGTCGACATCGAGCCCGACACGTTCACGCTCGACCCCGAGGCCGTCGCCGCGGCGATCACCCCGAAGACCAAGGGCATCCTGCCCGTGCACCTGTACGGCCACCCCGCACGCATGCGCGAGCTCGAGAAGCTCGCCGCCGAGCGCGGCGTCGCCCTCTACGAGGACGCGGCCCAGGCGCACGGCGCATCGCTCGACGGCCGCCCGGTCGGCTCGTTCGGCGAGTTCGCGATGTTCAGCCTCTACCCGACGAAGAACATGACCAGCGGCGAAGGCGGCATGGTCACGACGGCGACCGACGAGATCGCCCGCCAGGTCAAGCTTCTGCGCAACCAGGGCATGGAGCGACAGTACGAGAACGAGGTCATCGGCTTCAACGCCCGCATGACCGACATCCACGCGGCGATCGGTCGCGTGCAGCTCACGAAGGTCGACGCCTGGACGAAGACCCGTCAGGCGAACGCGGCGTTCCTCGACGCGAACCTCCAGGGCGTCATCGTGCCGCCCGTCGCCGACGGCGCCGTGCACGTGTACCACCAGTACACGATCCGCGTCCCCGAGGACCGCGACGGCTTCGTCGCCGCGCTCAAGAGCGAGCACAACGTGGGCGCCGGTGTCTACTACCCGATCCCGAACCACCGTCTGCCCTCGCTGACGCACTTCGCTCCGGGGCTCGACCTGCCGGAGACCGAGCGCGCAGCCCGCGAGGTCGCCTCGCTGCCCGTGCACCCGTCGCTGAGCCAGGACGACCTCGAGCGCATCGTCG
- a CDS encoding DUF2304 domain-containing protein has product MWIQIVLIVGVVAIGAVFMRRTGADSHLAIRRLLFGVFVLVAIVSILFPQWLTWVANLVGVGRGTDLLLYALVLMFLVFVYTQSRRNAAQQRRLTLLARKLALLQASSPSEQPDESDAGQPESR; this is encoded by the coding sequence ATGTGGATCCAGATCGTCCTCATCGTCGGCGTCGTCGCCATCGGCGCCGTCTTCATGCGTCGCACCGGCGCCGACAGCCATCTCGCCATCCGCCGCCTGCTCTTCGGCGTGTTCGTGCTCGTCGCGATCGTGTCGATCCTGTTCCCGCAGTGGCTGACGTGGGTCGCCAACCTCGTCGGGGTCGGCCGCGGCACCGACCTGCTGCTCTACGCCCTTGTGCTGATGTTCCTGGTGTTCGTCTACACGCAGTCGCGTCGGAACGCCGCCCAGCAGCGTCGACTCACGCTGCTGGCGCGCAAGCTCGCCCTGCTCCAGGCGTCGAGCCCGTCGGAGCAGCCCGACGAGTCGGATGCCGGGCAGCCGGAGAGCCGCTAG
- a CDS encoding acyltransferase, whose product MPSPTDVRIVDSADVSPEAKIGAGSSIWHLAQVREDAQLGENCIVGRGAYIGTGVIMGDNCKVQNYALVYEPAKLGDGVFIGPAVVLTNDTYPRAINADGTIKSAHDWEPVGVTIERGAAIGARATCVAPVTIGAWATVAAGAVVVKDVPAYALVAGVPARRIGWVGESGVPLVAGEDEKTWVCPSTGAHYIETDGTLIKETV is encoded by the coding sequence ATGCCCTCACCGACCGATGTCCGGATCGTCGATTCGGCCGATGTGTCCCCTGAGGCGAAGATCGGTGCAGGAAGCTCCATCTGGCATCTGGCACAGGTGCGCGAGGACGCGCAGCTCGGAGAGAACTGCATCGTCGGTCGCGGGGCCTACATCGGCACCGGCGTGATCATGGGCGACAACTGCAAGGTGCAGAACTACGCCCTCGTCTACGAGCCGGCGAAGCTCGGCGACGGCGTCTTCATCGGACCGGCCGTCGTGCTGACCAATGACACGTACCCGCGGGCGATCAACGCCGACGGCACGATCAAGAGCGCGCACGACTGGGAGCCGGTCGGCGTGACGATCGAGCGCGGCGCGGCCATCGGCGCCCGTGCGACCTGCGTCGCCCCCGTGACCATCGGCGCCTGGGCCACCGTCGCCGCCGGCGCCGTGGTCGTCAAGGACGTGCCGGCCTACGCCCTCGTCGCGGGCGTCCCCGCCCGCCGCATCGGCTGGGTGGGAGAGTCCGGCGTCCCCCTCGTCGCCGGCGAGGACGAGAAGACCTGGGTGTGCCCCTCCACGGGTGCGCACTACATCGAGACTGACGGAACACTGATCAAGGAGACCGTGTGA
- a CDS encoding ABC transporter permease, which produces MTDTRDLFAVVPRSEFDTPGTSRGLIDVVRWRYLLYLLVRTGVTTRYRNSVLGWTWSYVRPGAQFLVFWVVLGLFLNLNRDIPNYPVYLFSGIVVINLFSEAFKNATTSIVNNAPLVRKVFLPRQLFAVSSVVVAFIHFLPQLALLLIVCLFMGWIPSVSILGVLAALAAMIIVSLFALGIGLFFGALNVRFRDAENIVELLLLLATWASPVLYAWTMVQEAMDKLGWPDWLVDIYLLNPITQGVELFHYAFWRPVTDTTLALPPDLAWNTLWTFLIAVGTLLLGQLVFRRLEGKFAQDL; this is translated from the coding sequence GTGACAGATACCCGAGATCTTTTCGCCGTCGTCCCGCGTTCCGAGTTCGATACCCCCGGCACCAGCCGAGGACTCATCGATGTCGTGCGCTGGCGCTATCTCCTGTACCTGCTGGTGCGAACGGGAGTCACGACCCGCTACCGCAACTCGGTGCTGGGCTGGACCTGGTCGTATGTGCGACCCGGAGCGCAGTTCCTCGTGTTCTGGGTGGTGCTCGGACTCTTCCTGAACCTCAACCGCGACATCCCGAACTACCCGGTGTACCTGTTCTCCGGCATCGTGGTGATCAACCTGTTCTCCGAGGCGTTCAAGAACGCGACCACGTCGATCGTGAACAACGCGCCGCTGGTGCGCAAGGTGTTCCTGCCGCGCCAGCTGTTCGCCGTCTCCTCGGTGGTCGTCGCCTTCATCCACTTCCTCCCGCAGCTCGCCCTGCTGCTCATCGTGTGCCTGTTCATGGGGTGGATCCCCAGCGTCTCGATCCTCGGCGTGCTCGCCGCACTGGCCGCGATGATCATCGTGTCGCTGTTCGCGCTCGGTATCGGGCTCTTCTTCGGCGCGCTCAACGTGCGGTTCCGCGACGCGGAGAACATCGTCGAGCTCCTGCTGCTCCTCGCCACCTGGGCATCGCCGGTGCTGTACGCCTGGACGATGGTGCAGGAGGCGATGGACAAGCTGGGGTGGCCGGACTGGCTGGTCGACATCTACCTGCTGAATCCGATCACGCAGGGCGTCGAGCTGTTCCACTACGCCTTCTGGCGGCCGGTCACCGACACCACGTTGGCACTCCCGCCCGACCTCGCGTGGAACACGCTCTGGACGTTCCTGATCGCGGTCGGCACTCTGCTGCTCGGTCAGCTCGTCTTCCGCCGTCTCGAGGGAAAGTTCGCCCAGGACCTATGA
- a CDS encoding glycosyltransferase family 2 protein, with product MINPVSPDPHTWVVVPLFNEATVISGVIATLLPHFPNVVCIDDGSTDGSLEEARAAGAHIVEHPINLGQGAALQTGIDYSLSQPGCEYIVTFDADGQHRVDDAIAMVAAARETGAAIVFGSRFLDDRTNPGWMKRVILKTAVWVTNLTTSVKLTDAHNGLRVIRADAASRISLKQDRMAHATEIVLQLGHTGLPWIEHPVELLYTDYSKSKGQSVLNSVNILVDLIVR from the coding sequence GTGATCAACCCAGTCAGCCCCGATCCGCATACCTGGGTCGTCGTCCCGCTGTTCAACGAGGCGACCGTCATCTCGGGGGTGATCGCGACGCTTCTCCCCCATTTCCCGAACGTCGTGTGCATCGACGACGGCTCCACCGACGGCTCCCTCGAGGAGGCGCGCGCGGCCGGTGCCCACATCGTGGAGCACCCGATCAACCTCGGTCAGGGCGCCGCACTGCAGACGGGCATCGACTACTCGCTCTCGCAGCCCGGATGCGAGTACATCGTGACCTTCGACGCCGACGGCCAGCACCGCGTCGACGATGCGATCGCCATGGTCGCCGCGGCCCGCGAGACCGGCGCCGCGATCGTCTTCGGCTCCCGGTTCCTCGACGACCGCACGAACCCCGGCTGGATGAAGCGCGTCATCCTCAAGACCGCGGTCTGGGTGACCAACCTCACCACCAGCGTCAAGCTCACCGACGCGCACAACGGCCTGCGGGTCATCCGCGCCGACGCCGCGAGCCGGATCTCGCTGAAGCAGGACCGGATGGCTCATGCCACCGAGATCGTGCTGCAGCTCGGACACACCGGACTCCCGTGGATCGAGCATCCGGTCGAGCTCCTGTACACCGACTACTCGAAGTCGAAGGGTCAGTCGGTGCTCAACTCCGTCAACATCCTCGTCGACCTGATCGTGAGGTAA
- a CDS encoding VCBS repeat-containing protein, with protein sequence MSRRAPRSRNTLRITRLLTCFLAASALIVGTVVPATAATASVSSSVATAANASADPVAAGLAKTTLVGFNAGNLISDAVFTNKNSMTEAQIQTFFNSKVSRCLGGTDEDGRRIVCLKDFTISSVTRPADAYCNGYTGAANETAARIIYRVAQSCNINPQVLIVMLQKEQGLVTHSWPSAWRYDIALGQGCPDTAPCDPQYVGFFHQIYGAARQMQIYMEGKWFQWYAPYRTWNIQYNPNAGCGSSPVYIANKATSALYYYTPYQPNQNALNAGYGDSGDPCSAYGNRNFYNYFTDWFGSTQVPTSMTPTLSSIDQSSFVLGVDGAGDVFGYPYLNGAWGDRVKVGGGMTGVKKFFGVGDLDGDGRRDFVAIKTSGPAQVVRSNGTTTMPAPTTLAGDWSGVLLATPAGDFDGDGVPDLFTTDSAGRLMLRAGDNRGGFLAPRVVGTGWSAMNLISGNGDFDGDGRPDLVARDGGGRLYLYSGNGSGGWKASRQIGNGWQGFTDIFNTGDFNGDGVSDLLTINSSGTLRLYRGAGGGAIGADIAIGLGWQTVNASVSGSAVWGPRSLPAGVGNVDGVAGRDIVAMTTAGEVRVYGTTGNGNWGGIARPASTWAATDRLTPMGDFNGDGFSDLGQIDAGGIFYLHPGLAGGGFGPRIVIGNGWGSFLRIVGGLDFDGNRTPDVLVVDARGDLRLYRGNGAGGWGAGLGTTIGQGWASFTDLFSVGDFDGDGKADLMGRTAGGVLMLYSTTGDGNWGNARSIGQGWGGMASVFSMGDFNGDGNSDVLAVTTTGDMYIYRGNGRAGWTADPTRINMGWQIMKQII encoded by the coding sequence ATGTCTCGACGTGCCCCACGCTCGCGAAACACCCTGAGGATCACCCGACTCCTCACCTGTTTCCTCGCCGCCTCCGCCCTGATCGTCGGCACGGTGGTCCCCGCCACCGCCGCCACGGCATCCGTCTCGTCGAGCGTCGCGACTGCGGCGAACGCCTCTGCCGACCCCGTCGCCGCCGGACTGGCGAAGACGACGCTCGTCGGCTTCAACGCGGGCAATCTCATCAGCGACGCCGTGTTCACGAACAAGAACTCGATGACCGAGGCGCAGATCCAGACCTTCTTCAACAGCAAGGTCTCCCGCTGCCTGGGCGGCACGGACGAGGACGGCCGACGGATCGTCTGCCTCAAGGACTTCACGATCTCGTCCGTGACGCGTCCGGCGGACGCGTACTGCAACGGATACACGGGGGCCGCGAACGAGACCGCGGCGCGCATCATCTACCGCGTGGCGCAGTCGTGCAACATCAACCCGCAGGTGCTGATCGTGATGCTCCAGAAGGAGCAGGGCCTCGTCACGCACTCGTGGCCGAGCGCGTGGCGCTACGACATCGCCCTCGGACAGGGCTGCCCCGACACCGCGCCGTGCGATCCGCAGTACGTCGGCTTCTTCCACCAGATCTACGGTGCCGCGCGGCAGATGCAGATCTACATGGAGGGCAAGTGGTTCCAGTGGTACGCGCCGTACCGGACCTGGAACATCCAGTACAACCCGAACGCCGGGTGCGGTTCCTCGCCGGTCTACATCGCGAACAAGGCCACGTCGGCGCTCTACTACTACACGCCGTACCAGCCGAATCAGAACGCGCTCAACGCCGGATACGGCGACAGCGGCGACCCGTGCTCCGCGTACGGCAACCGCAACTTCTACAACTACTTCACGGACTGGTTCGGCTCGACGCAGGTCCCGACCTCGATGACGCCGACGCTGTCCTCGATCGATCAGAGCTCGTTCGTGCTCGGCGTCGACGGCGCGGGGGACGTCTTCGGCTATCCGTACCTGAACGGCGCCTGGGGCGATCGTGTCAAGGTCGGCGGAGGGATGACCGGGGTCAAGAAGTTCTTCGGCGTCGGAGACCTCGACGGCGACGGGCGTCGCGACTTCGTCGCGATCAAGACGTCCGGCCCGGCGCAGGTCGTGCGGAGCAACGGGACGACCACGATGCCCGCGCCGACCACTCTGGCCGGTGACTGGTCCGGAGTGCTGCTGGCGACACCCGCCGGCGACTTCGACGGAGACGGCGTCCCCGATCTCTTCACGACGGACTCCGCCGGCCGTCTCATGCTCCGGGCGGGCGACAACCGCGGGGGCTTCCTCGCCCCACGCGTCGTCGGAACCGGATGGTCCGCGATGAACCTGATCAGCGGCAACGGCGATTTCGACGGCGACGGCCGGCCCGACCTCGTCGCTCGAGACGGTGGAGGGCGCCTGTACCTCTACTCCGGCAACGGCAGCGGCGGCTGGAAGGCGTCGAGGCAGATCGGGAACGGGTGGCAGGGCTTCACCGACATCTTCAACACCGGCGACTTCAACGGCGACGGCGTCTCCGACCTCCTCACGATCAACTCGTCCGGCACGCTGCGCCTCTATCGCGGCGCAGGCGGCGGAGCGATCGGTGCGGACATCGCGATCGGCCTGGGCTGGCAGACCGTCAACGCGTCGGTGTCCGGCTCGGCGGTCTGGGGTCCGCGATCCCTCCCGGCCGGTGTGGGCAACGTCGACGGCGTGGCCGGTCGCGACATCGTGGCGATGACGACGGCTGGCGAGGTGCGCGTCTACGGCACGACCGGGAACGGCAACTGGGGCGGCATCGCGCGCCCGGCCAGCACCTGGGCGGCGACCGACAGGCTGACCCCGATGGGCGACTTCAACGGCGACGGATTCAGCGACCTCGGTCAGATCGACGCCGGCGGCATCTTCTATCTGCACCCCGGTCTGGCGGGCGGCGGCTTCGGCCCGCGCATCGTCATCGGCAACGGTTGGGGCTCGTTCCTCCGCATCGTCGGCGGCCTCGACTTCGACGGGAACCGGACGCCGGATGTGCTCGTCGTCGACGCGAGGGGCGACCTCCGGCTCTACCGCGGGAACGGCGCCGGGGGATGGGGTGCCGGTCTCGGGACCACGATCGGCCAGGGCTGGGCCAGCTTCACGGATCTCTTCAGCGTCGGCGACTTCGACGGCGACGGCAAGGCCGACCTGATGGGTCGCACCGCCGGGGGAGTGCTGATGCTCTACTCGACCACCGGCGACGGCAACTGGGGCAACGCGCGCTCGATCGGACAGGGCTGGGGCGGGATGGCCTCGGTGTTCAGCATGGGCGACTTCAACGGCGACGGCAACAGCGACGTGCTCGCGGTCACGACGACCGGCGACATGTACATCTACCGCGGCAACGGCCGCGCCGGCTGGACCGCCGATCCGACCCGCATCAACATGGGGTGGCAGATCATGAAGCAGATCATCTGA
- a CDS encoding ABC transporter ATP-binding protein, with protein sequence MSTATASRPSIVVDGVRKNFTLNHALSFKDTVVAWIRRRKTSSTFEALKGLDLVINEGESVAILGLNGSGKSTLLKLISGVMEPDAGEVLTRGRVAGLIEVGAGFHPELSGRENVFLNAAILGMQRKEVEERYDEIVAFSEIEQFIDQEVKHYSSGMFMRLAFSVAIHVELDVLLVDEILSVGDAPFREKCRQKFGELIAQKKTLVVVSHDMEMVRELCTRGVVINKGEVVYDGEIEGAIALVDE encoded by the coding sequence ATGAGCACTGCAACCGCTTCGCGCCCGAGCATCGTCGTCGACGGTGTCCGCAAGAACTTCACCCTGAACCACGCGCTCTCCTTCAAGGACACCGTCGTGGCCTGGATCCGTCGTCGGAAGACGAGCAGCACCTTCGAGGCGCTCAAGGGACTCGACCTCGTGATCAACGAGGGAGAGTCCGTCGCCATCCTCGGCCTGAACGGCTCGGGGAAGTCGACGCTCCTGAAGCTGATCTCCGGCGTCATGGAGCCCGATGCCGGCGAGGTGCTCACTCGCGGTCGGGTCGCCGGTCTCATCGAGGTCGGGGCAGGCTTCCACCCGGAGCTCTCCGGTCGTGAGAACGTCTTCCTCAATGCGGCCATCCTCGGGATGCAACGCAAGGAGGTCGAGGAGCGCTACGACGAGATCGTCGCGTTCAGCGAGATCGAGCAGTTCATCGATCAGGAGGTCAAGCACTACTCCTCGGGGATGTTCATGAGGCTCGCCTTCTCGGTGGCGATCCACGTGGAGCTCGACGTGCTGCTGGTCGACGAGATCCTCTCGGTCGGCGACGCCCCCTTCCGTGAGAAGTGCCGCCAGAAGTTCGGCGAGCTGATCGCACAGAAGAAGACGCTCGTCGTGGTCAGCCACGACATGGAGATGGTCCGAGAGCTCTGCACCAGAGGCGTGGTGATCAACAAGGGCGAGGTCGTCTACGACGGCGAGATCGAGGGCGCGATCGCGCTGGTCGACGAATGA
- a CDS encoding glycosyltransferase — protein sequence MGARLRVVLDQLVHVVDADQAAAAVDLAIGLVATAPTGCTVDAIVPAGAEVTVTGVSDVRTLNLARRELAAAWQLGIAPGVGGGLIHSPSLMAPLVRHDRVHDNDQTTVTVWDLQAWDAPELLSKSAVAWQRAMLKRAVKHADAVVVPSHAVAERLSEVAKLRGRVRVIAGAAPRGFVTPRDAETRRAALSMPGEYVVLTGTPASLEAGFRGAVAAGLDAVVLDAPEGAEPRLAERASAAGLPERRAHVRGVLSPEDRAAVLAGAAAFAATSPVAGWPWRAVEAMTLGIPVVAVDSGSHHDVIADGGLLVPADGVADALAAASREGAARLRVLAADRSRAFSWAGSAERVWGLHADL from the coding sequence ATGGGTGCTCGGCTGCGTGTTGTTCTGGATCAGCTCGTGCACGTCGTCGATGCGGATCAGGCCGCGGCCGCGGTGGATCTGGCGATCGGTCTCGTGGCGACGGCCCCCACCGGGTGCACGGTCGATGCCATCGTTCCCGCCGGTGCCGAGGTCACCGTCACCGGTGTCTCCGACGTGCGCACGCTCAACCTCGCGCGGCGTGAGCTGGCCGCCGCCTGGCAGCTGGGCATCGCGCCCGGCGTCGGCGGAGGCCTGATCCATTCTCCGAGCCTCATGGCACCGCTCGTGCGCCACGACCGCGTGCACGACAACGATCAGACCACGGTGACCGTCTGGGACCTGCAGGCCTGGGATGCTCCCGAGCTTCTCTCGAAGAGCGCGGTGGCCTGGCAGCGCGCCATGCTGAAGCGCGCGGTGAAGCATGCGGACGCCGTGGTGGTGCCCTCGCACGCCGTGGCGGAGCGCCTGTCCGAGGTGGCGAAGCTCCGCGGTCGCGTACGGGTGATCGCCGGCGCCGCGCCGCGGGGGTTCGTGACGCCGCGTGACGCCGAGACGCGTCGCGCCGCGCTGTCGATGCCGGGGGAGTACGTGGTGCTCACCGGCACACCGGCATCACTCGAGGCGGGATTCCGCGGTGCCGTCGCTGCGGGGCTCGACGCGGTGGTTCTCGACGCGCCCGAGGGGGCGGAACCGCGACTCGCCGAACGGGCATCGGCCGCGGGGCTCCCCGAACGGCGCGCCCACGTGCGCGGCGTGCTGTCGCCGGAAGACCGAGCCGCCGTCCTCGCGGGCGCGGCGGCATTCGCCGCCACGAGTCCGGTCGCGGGCTGGCCGTGGCGTGCGGTGGAGGCGATGACACTCGGCATCCCCGTCGTCGCGGTCGACAGCGGCTCGCACCACGACGTGATCGCCGACGGAGGGCTGCTGGTGCCGGCGGACGGCGTCGCAGACGCACTCGCTGCGGCCTCCCGCGAGGGAGCGGCCCGCCTGCGGGTCCTCGCCGCCGACAGGTCGCGGGCGTTCTCGTGGGCCGGCTCGGCAGAGCGCGTGTGGGGGCTGCACGCCGATCTCTGA
- a CDS encoding DUF6541 family protein — protein MITDWLAHTGLFALALAVVFLPGLLLGLALRLRGLVLWAAAPGISVGLLAVLAIVYSFLGIRWGHLSVGVGVVVIGALLYALSLLVGRGRGSTGGRLSLPRPRSRVPNLLLFAGLVVGGALNAARLMTYVGLPGALSQTNDAVFHLNVLRWISETGTASSLDVSGLIGGTTFYPAAWHAVTSLVALDVAQIPVAANMVSLVIAAVMWPLAIALFARVVSNGNRAVTALAAALSAGLLAFPQLMFEWGVLYPYALSLAVIPAAAALTIDVVRIWMGAAPGEKARRAIGIAVAAVLAVAATTLSQPSSVLVWGVLVMLWLTGTVLRRYRTADRVFRRRSLVVLLGGWAAVVAVWLALAYLAGHVLWRSYRGIPGALVDVILNSHSLLPPAWGMSALLIVGLVIAVRAPRLRWLVVAWAGISLLYVISVATDLPVVKRVLTGPWYGDSFRLAAVVPLIVVPLAAVGLATVIRVVARRWSDVSVLARTPLTVISMAVIAVVGVIGVIIAPVVLLRVAAETDEQSRYAMDADSYLSTDEYALLRELPDLIPEDAVIIANPSTGAAFAYVLGDRDIIPRTWSPPQSQAWDTLAVGLRDAGDDPAVCEALAAYGAPEYVLDFGIGGTGPGEYLMPGMTGFEGQPGFDEVAREGEASLWRITACD, from the coding sequence ATGATCACCGACTGGCTGGCGCATACGGGGCTCTTCGCCCTCGCTCTGGCCGTGGTGTTCCTCCCCGGTCTGCTCCTCGGCCTGGCGCTGCGGCTGCGCGGTCTGGTCCTGTGGGCGGCCGCCCCGGGCATCTCCGTCGGCCTGCTGGCCGTGCTGGCGATCGTGTACTCGTTCCTCGGCATCCGCTGGGGTCATCTGAGCGTCGGCGTCGGCGTCGTCGTCATCGGCGCGCTGCTGTACGCGCTCTCGCTGCTCGTCGGCCGCGGACGCGGATCGACGGGAGGTCGACTGTCTCTGCCGCGACCGCGGTCGCGCGTGCCGAACCTGCTGCTGTTCGCCGGCCTCGTCGTCGGAGGTGCCCTCAACGCCGCCCGTCTGATGACGTACGTCGGCTTGCCGGGAGCGCTCTCCCAGACGAACGACGCCGTGTTCCACCTGAACGTGCTGCGGTGGATATCCGAGACGGGGACCGCGTCCTCGCTCGACGTGTCCGGTCTGATCGGCGGCACGACCTTCTACCCCGCGGCGTGGCACGCCGTCACATCGCTCGTCGCGCTCGACGTCGCCCAGATCCCGGTCGCCGCCAACATGGTGTCGCTGGTGATCGCGGCGGTGATGTGGCCGCTCGCGATCGCGCTCTTCGCCCGGGTGGTGAGCAACGGCAACCGTGCGGTCACCGCGCTGGCTGCGGCGCTGTCGGCGGGCCTGCTCGCCTTCCCGCAGCTGATGTTCGAGTGGGGAGTCCTCTATCCGTACGCGCTCTCGCTCGCCGTGATCCCAGCCGCTGCGGCGCTCACGATCGACGTCGTGCGGATCTGGATGGGTGCGGCGCCCGGCGAGAAGGCTCGCCGCGCGATCGGCATCGCGGTCGCCGCCGTGCTCGCCGTGGCCGCGACGACCCTGTCGCAGCCGTCGTCGGTCCTCGTCTGGGGCGTGCTGGTGATGCTGTGGCTCACCGGGACCGTCCTGCGCCGCTATCGCACGGCCGACCGTGTCTTCCGTCGCCGATCGCTGGTGGTGCTCCTCGGCGGATGGGCAGCGGTCGTGGCGGTCTGGCTCGCGCTGGCCTACCTCGCCGGGCACGTGCTCTGGCGGTCGTACCGGGGGATCCCGGGGGCCCTGGTCGATGTCATCCTGAACAGCCACTCGCTGCTCCCGCCGGCATGGGGGATGAGCGCGCTGCTCATCGTCGGGCTCGTGATCGCCGTGCGCGCGCCGCGCCTGCGCTGGCTGGTCGTCGCCTGGGCCGGTATCTCGCTGCTCTACGTGATCAGCGTGGCCACGGACCTCCCGGTGGTCAAGCGCGTGCTGACGGGACCGTGGTACGGCGACTCCTTCCGTCTCGCTGCCGTCGTGCCGCTGATCGTGGTGCCGCTCGCAGCCGTCGGGCTCGCCACGGTCATCCGCGTCGTCGCCCGCCGGTGGTCGGACGTCAGCGTGCTCGCCCGCACTCCGCTGACGGTCATCTCGATGGCCGTCATCGCCGTGGTGGGCGTCATCGGCGTGATCATCGCACCGGTCGTCCTGCTGCGCGTCGCGGCCGAGACGGACGAGCAGTCGCGCTACGCGATGGACGCGGACAGCTACCTCTCGACCGACGAGTACGCGCTCCTGCGCGAGCTCCCCGATCTGATCCCCGAGGATGCCGTGATCATCGCGAACCCCTCGACCGGCGCCGCATTCGCGTACGTGCTCGGGGACCGCGACATCATCCCGCGCACATGGTCGCCGCCGCAGTCGCAGGCATGGGACACGCTCGCGGTCGGTCTCCGCGATGCCGGGGACGACCCCGCGGTCTGCGAGGCCCTCGCCGCCTACGGCGCCCCCGAGTACGTGCTCGACTTCGGCATCGGCGGCACGGGGCCCGGCGAGTACCTGATGCCGGGGATGACCGGGTTCGAGGGGCAGCCCGGTTTCGACGAGGTCGCCCGTGAGGGAGAAGCGAGCCTCTGGCGGATCACCGCCTGCGACTAG